The following are from one region of the Capsicum annuum cultivar UCD-10X-F1 chromosome 1, UCD10Xv1.1, whole genome shotgun sequence genome:
- the LOC107879601 gene encoding RING-H2 finger protein ATL7 isoform X2 produces MSLAGKGYSDPQENSNNYNNNASSNCCSEALAQLKLYQAFIFSVPILFAFILLLLFYLFYLRRQRVDWSSLRMRTSTLHAATESDDLSRCEMGLKKEVREMLPIIVFKESFSVKETQCSVCLGDYQTDDKLQQIPACGHTFHMDCIDHWLAAHNTCPLCRLSILAPTNACTETPDRSSETTETTSSEQDADEASHQSRSECCEDPQVDQSNSEPKTREETGHGLSNEEESDGDNVDHDSISRSRSYDTMQERCDSV; encoded by the exons ATGTCTCTTGCTGGAAAAGGCTACTCAGATCCACAAGAAAACAGTAATAATTATAACaataatgcatcatctaattgTTGCTCAGAAGCATTGGCTCAATTGAAGCTTTATCAAGCTTTCATTTTTTCAGTCCCAATATTATTTGCATTTATACTGTTACTACTATTCTACTTATTTTATCTTCGTCGTCAGAGAGTTGATTGGTCCTCACTCCGAATGAGGACATCTACATTGCACGCTGCTACTGAATCCGATGACCTCTCTAGG TGTGAAATGGGATTGAAGAAGGAGGTGAGGGAGATGTTGCCTATTATTGTCTTCAAGGAGAGTTTCTCTGTCAAAGAGACACA ATGTTCCGTGTGCTTAGGGGATTACCAAACGGATGATAAACTTCAACAGATACCTGCTTGTGGTCATACATTTCACATGGATTGCATCGACCACTGGCTAGCCGCTCATAACACGTGCCCCCTCTGCCGTCTATCCATCCTTGCTCCAACTAACGCTTGCACCGAAACACCTGATAGGAGCTCAGAAACTACTGAGACAACTTCTAGTGAACAAGATGCTGATGAAGCATCTCACCAAAGCAGGTCTGAGTGTTGTGAGGATCCTCAAGTAGATCAATCAAATTCAGAGCCAAAAACCAGAGAAGAAACGGGACACGGATTGTCTAATGAAGAAGAAAGTGATGGTGATAACGTTGACCACGACAGCATCTCAAGAAGCAGAAGTTATGACACTATGCAGGAGCGATGTGATTCGGTTTGA
- the LOC107879601 gene encoding RING-H2 finger protein ATL58 isoform X4, which produces MRTSTLHAATESDDLSRCEMGLKKEVREMLPIIVFKESFSVKETQCSVCLGDYQTDDKLQQIPACGHTFHMDCIDHWLAAHNTCPLCRLSILAPTNACTETPDRSSETTETTSSEQDADEASHQSRSECCEDPQVDQSNSEPKTREETGHGLSNEEESDGDNVDHDSISRSRSYDTMQERCDSV; this is translated from the exons ATGAGGACATCTACATTGCACGCTGCTACTGAATCCGATGACCTCTCTAGG TGTGAAATGGGATTGAAGAAGGAGGTGAGGGAGATGTTGCCTATTATTGTCTTCAAGGAGAGTTTCTCTGTCAAAGAGACACA ATGTTCCGTGTGCTTAGGGGATTACCAAACGGATGATAAACTTCAACAGATACCTGCTTGTGGTCATACATTTCACATGGATTGCATCGACCACTGGCTAGCCGCTCATAACACGTGCCCCCTCTGCCGTCTATCCATCCTTGCTCCAACTAACGCTTGCACCGAAACACCTGATAGGAGCTCAGAAACTACTGAGACAACTTCTAGTGAACAAGATGCTGATGAAGCATCTCACCAAAGCAGGTCTGAGTGTTGTGAGGATCCTCAAGTAGATCAATCAAATTCAGAGCCAAAAACCAGAGAAGAAACGGGACACGGATTGTCTAATGAAGAAGAAAGTGATGGTGATAACGTTGACCACGACAGCATCTCAAGAAGCAGAAGTTATGACACTATGCAGGAGCGATGTGATTCGGTTTGA
- the LOC107879601 gene encoding RING-H2 finger protein ATL7 isoform X1, producing MPLLILGKRKILSAMSLAGKGYSDPQENSNNYNNNASSNCCSEALAQLKLYQAFIFSVPILFAFILLLLFYLFYLRRQRVDWSSLRMRTSTLHAATESDDLSRCEMGLKKEVREMLPIIVFKESFSVKETQCSVCLGDYQTDDKLQQIPACGHTFHMDCIDHWLAAHNTCPLCRLSILAPTNACTETPDRSSETTETTSSEQDADEASHQSRSECCEDPQVDQSNSEPKTREETGHGLSNEEESDGDNVDHDSISRSRSYDTMQERCDSV from the exons ATG CCATTGTTGATTTTGGGAAAGAGAAAGATTTTATCAGCTATGTCTCTTGCTGGAAAAGGCTACTCAGATCCACAAGAAAACAGTAATAATTATAACaataatgcatcatctaattgTTGCTCAGAAGCATTGGCTCAATTGAAGCTTTATCAAGCTTTCATTTTTTCAGTCCCAATATTATTTGCATTTATACTGTTACTACTATTCTACTTATTTTATCTTCGTCGTCAGAGAGTTGATTGGTCCTCACTCCGAATGAGGACATCTACATTGCACGCTGCTACTGAATCCGATGACCTCTCTAGG TGTGAAATGGGATTGAAGAAGGAGGTGAGGGAGATGTTGCCTATTATTGTCTTCAAGGAGAGTTTCTCTGTCAAAGAGACACA ATGTTCCGTGTGCTTAGGGGATTACCAAACGGATGATAAACTTCAACAGATACCTGCTTGTGGTCATACATTTCACATGGATTGCATCGACCACTGGCTAGCCGCTCATAACACGTGCCCCCTCTGCCGTCTATCCATCCTTGCTCCAACTAACGCTTGCACCGAAACACCTGATAGGAGCTCAGAAACTACTGAGACAACTTCTAGTGAACAAGATGCTGATGAAGCATCTCACCAAAGCAGGTCTGAGTGTTGTGAGGATCCTCAAGTAGATCAATCAAATTCAGAGCCAAAAACCAGAGAAGAAACGGGACACGGATTGTCTAATGAAGAAGAAAGTGATGGTGATAACGTTGACCACGACAGCATCTCAAGAAGCAGAAGTTATGACACTATGCAGGAGCGATGTGATTCGGTTTGA
- the LOC107879601 gene encoding RING-H2 finger protein ATL7 isoform X3, which yields MRVDWSSLRMRTSTLHAATESDDLSRCEMGLKKEVREMLPIIVFKESFSVKETQCSVCLGDYQTDDKLQQIPACGHTFHMDCIDHWLAAHNTCPLCRLSILAPTNACTETPDRSSETTETTSSEQDADEASHQSRSECCEDPQVDQSNSEPKTREETGHGLSNEEESDGDNVDHDSISRSRSYDTMQERCDSV from the exons ATG AGAGTTGATTGGTCCTCACTCCGAATGAGGACATCTACATTGCACGCTGCTACTGAATCCGATGACCTCTCTAGG TGTGAAATGGGATTGAAGAAGGAGGTGAGGGAGATGTTGCCTATTATTGTCTTCAAGGAGAGTTTCTCTGTCAAAGAGACACA ATGTTCCGTGTGCTTAGGGGATTACCAAACGGATGATAAACTTCAACAGATACCTGCTTGTGGTCATACATTTCACATGGATTGCATCGACCACTGGCTAGCCGCTCATAACACGTGCCCCCTCTGCCGTCTATCCATCCTTGCTCCAACTAACGCTTGCACCGAAACACCTGATAGGAGCTCAGAAACTACTGAGACAACTTCTAGTGAACAAGATGCTGATGAAGCATCTCACCAAAGCAGGTCTGAGTGTTGTGAGGATCCTCAAGTAGATCAATCAAATTCAGAGCCAAAAACCAGAGAAGAAACGGGACACGGATTGTCTAATGAAGAAGAAAGTGATGGTGATAACGTTGACCACGACAGCATCTCAAGAAGCAGAAGTTATGACACTATGCAGGAGCGATGTGATTCGGTTTGA